ATCAGGGAAAGAATGTAGGCCTGCTCACAAGGTAAGTttattatttctaaattctggAAAATCTTTTTACGTGATGTCCTTTTATACATACCTGTCATTATcattacagctttcttttgtaaaacaaaaatatgtttaacttcaAATGAGTTGCCCcaaaatattaatccatatttcattagagaatgaaaatatgcaaaatatgacattttaagGGTTTTATATTGCCAATAGAAGAAAAGGATTTTAATGTATAAGAGACAGAGCTCAATTTAGGAGCAATATATACTATGTGTGTTTTTCAAGTCAAGTAATTATCCAACTCGAAACCAAGTAATTTTGTACTTGTACATTCTTTGAGATCGGTTCTATTTAatctaatattgtagaaaaagtaagtactattatgtgtactaaatttgattacaccaattttatcaacattaagtgctagtttatatGCACTAAACCACTCATTCATTGGATTTAACACTCTATTAGAAGTATTTATAGAGtggtcgtattatttacttaaataagGCAGGCGCCTTATATCTGTCAAGAGGGTGACATGGCATCCGGGACAATTCATTACTGACCCCTGCTATAGGGCCTTGAAGTTGGTTGTCCGGCTGTCAAtcgtaataataatccgtgacgctccAGCTCTTTAAGGTCCCTGACTAACTagttggctgctggcctcacgtccacatgccgaagtggaggtggacgatcatccaaccagaatagagatatcgtatcgtgtggttagcacgatgaacccccagccattatagctggcttccgTAACTGGATTTCACTAcgtatcgtaactccccaagtgcatcacgatgctgggaggACTCGAAACAGCACACATTCTATAACGTGAGTCCTGGGCAGGATACCTTAGACTACAACACCATGGCACGCGACTGCTGCATATCATACAGAGTGTAACTAAATTCAATACCCAAACTTATAGAGATGATAGAACATGAAATTTAGAAAGAAAAGCATTATTCtaactttatttttgtatattttacagAAAGAATGAGTTTATTTTAGATTAGAAATCTTACCATTTGTGAGCTGCCACAAAGGACAAAGAGTATTTTAAGCATATAAATAtgattacaagttcattgaaataaattacaattcaattcaatcttcgtagtgtatccagccatttgctgacaacacgtgttccactatgtttcactatgaatttcctcttcttacaaatgatgggtaaaaaaGCACGATGCTTAGTGAAAAAGAGTGGGGCTGTAGTAGATGTTTTTTACAGCTTATGTAGGTAcctcttgattatttattaacTCAATCTAAAGGATTGAAGCTACCTCACCTtgtaatataatactaatatgtattccaatgtgtttatttttatttttactgtgtacattttttattgaattatcagcttctgtttttgtgtgattcgtatttgattctaacaacattaatatatattgaaCTATGTTTacttttaatcctggttgagtgtaagagaaggccttacgggcttaactctgccaggttaaataaagccattattattattattattattattattattattattattattattattattattattattattacacatagaGTAAACTGTAAACCAGTGAGATTATGAGTTGACATGTTTCCACTCTTCTCTTTCTGAAGTTTTCGTAATTGTCGTGGTGGTGATATCTGTCACCAGAAGTTTAGACATATTCTGGCTTTATTCATGAAGGCTGTTGAGTTGAAAATACATTATGATAGAATATCGAAATACATTAGGGAAATGTTCCGAGATAAATAATGACTCTTGTTACTGTGTAGGAGTTGTGGTGGTGTCATGGTACCCTCCAGGAATGTCCGACTCTCAGGGTGAGTCTCCTGATTCAGTGATGTCAATGCTGTTGGATGCTGCAGAACGATACGACCTCAAAATAGCTCCACATATAGAGCCATACAGAGACCGTAACCCCATCAACCTGTCTGAGCAccttcattacatcatcaatcaGTACGGGGAGCACCCAGCACTTTATCGGATGCAGCGTAGAGGCCGCAATCTTCCCGTGTTCTATGTGTATGACTCCTATCTCACTCCAGCTGGGGCGTGGAAGGAACTACTCAGTGCCAAAGGGAATTTGAGTGTCAGAGGAACCCAGCTCGATGGGATCTTCCTGGGACTCCTGGTTGACATGCAGCACAGATATGATATCAAAAAGTCCCACTTTGATGGTGAGtgttgaatatgaaggaaaatctACAGGTTGCAGTGGCGgttgattgactgaggcaagtgaggccaggcctcagacacttggcttaactgtaatcaaattttgtgtgtttgtataatatattagtgatgtgaatgaagcatatatcgctgtagaagcatttgaaaactttgtgatgtatattgacctgttttgcagtaaatttgttcctgaggccaggatcactTGTGCCGactctggcttctgcatttcgtgtgTTTTCGCGGGCTTTTAGGTTGCACTTGAAAAGCTGTAGCTGAGgtacaattcgtctggcctcgtggcctggtcagctttcactcctcccatccatggagcGGTCTGAAGGGGAGAATGGAGTGGGACTAGCAGTGGTAACTTGTCTCCCCTTATGTCTCTGTTTATGACTTAAgggagggtgttgtactattgtacttcgtagtacagtagtgaatctgggccaatgttggtatgagtttcgggaaaatataaacagaaacaaacgcgagaaataatgatgatatagttaattcattgttagagtgtcctttttcgagaagaaatgatattgaaagaaaggaagttttaaatagagAGTCTACCTTGATACCTATGcaatcgctgacaatttttctgaaagataatcttaaaacgcgagtttctattgcattttgatatggacaacataaatggttaagtggtaatgtggtgcaaattaaacttttctgttggccttgtttgttgctgttaaaggaaaaaaataaaagaaagaaaggagaatttcaacacataatattggttgcttcatcacactgaatcaatcactgaaactcacagcataacaacttatttggtgagagacattattttgttatgaataataataataataataataataataataataataataataataataataattattattattattattattattattatttacgatgCCATATTTCATTGGCTGACAAATTTagattcacattttaaaataaaagaacaaatattAGATACGTTACTTTTTGCTGACGACCAGGTTCTCATTTCTAGCTCAGAAAATGATTTACAGAaggccacatttcaacaaagtaatattcttaaaaattataatcttaatatatctACAAAGAAAACTAAAGTTTTAGCTTTTAAAGGACCAGATACCTTACgagcaaaaattattttggatgggAAACCTATTgagcaagtaaataattttaactatctaggctgtaatatctcctattttaagaaggaagatctttttaataaacttagtaaatttaattttatatgtggcACAATAAAGAGATCCCTGAAATACACTAGAAGAGAAAccaaattaaaattctataaggtTATGGCTGTGCCTATATTGCTGTATGGTAGTGAATTTTGGACTTTaaccaagaaagaagaaaaactatagaagcagctgaaatgaggtttttaCGTAGTGTAGCTGGTTGCACACTTTTggataaaagaaaaagtgaagatatcaggaatgaattaaatatttttaaactgatggaTAAAATAGAGCAATATAGGAACAATTGGAAGGAGCATGTTCAGAGTATGAAACCAGGCCGAAtaccaaaaattattttagattataatccAGAGGGTAGAAGAAGTGTTGGTaggccaaagaagagatggatacAACTTTTTAATTGAAATCTATGAGACCGGAAGGAGCCTAAATGGCTTAAGCCGTGAAAtgttgatgaataataataataataataataataataataataataataataataataatacagtattaatgatattaataatatagtaccggtaacaataataattaatgtgaataaacatttcctatcagaggcacttaaactagttgcatctggcctcactgaGGATTTCGATCACTGGCCGCACTGACAGGTTGGTACTTCAGAATAAACGTTACTCCATATAAGTTTGGTTCTAATTTAAACAAAGAATTGGAGACAGACTGGCACGTGCGTGTGGGGAGGGGGGGGCTGTGCGTGTGCGCTTGCGTGCATGGAATGCTTGGGCCAATTGCAAACAATCAAAGTACCACCCattagaaaaaaatagttttcagaTCCACTCTTTTTCAAATGGTTTGagtgtttttttattatatcgCGCATCCAAATTCAAATTTCAGTGCCTCAGTGAAGTTTGTGGTGGACAAGGATAATATTGTGGTAGATTTTAGCGTACTCCTGTTTTTTGTCAttcattaatcattattttattatcatactTGAGGAGGTTACTTCAAAAGGGAGATATTTGAGTCAATGATAATATTAACTACCtctcattgaaaaaaataatagttttcatgtTTCTTTATTCTCCGCCAAGAGTAATCTTACAGTGACTTGATTTTACAGGCTTCTACACTTATTTTGCAACTAATGGTTTCACGTATGGATCATCATGGAAGAACTGGCGCAGTCTCAGCAAGTTTGCTAGGCAGAATGCTCTCCTTTTTGTACCGTCCGTGGGTCCAGGATACATTGACACTCAGATCCGTCCCTGGAACGTGGCCAACACTCGACACCGCCGCCATGGCAAGTACTACGAAGTTGGGTGGCGCAGTGCCCTGTCTGCACAAGCCAAGCTCATATCCATAACCTCGTTCAATGAGTGGCACGAAGGAACACAGATAGAGCCAGCTGTTCCAAGGGCTATTGCTTCATTTACATACTTTGACTACGAACCTGAAGGTCCTTATTTTTATCTTAACCTTACCAAATGGTGGATTAACGAGTTTAGCAAGAAGCAGGAAGAAAAGTAGGCTATACATAAGAGTCTCGTTCTATATGTCAATTTATTGGTTTACTTGgacaaatatacagagtgtttcaaaattacGTATAAAAAGACTACTGCCATGGCTTactcagatagaaaatggcctttTACCACAGGTGCTAATTTAAAAAAGACAGCTAGAGATCTAATATGTTAGaacttttgttttcatttcttaGTGACAATGATGTGTGGATGATCTAATATACGGTATTATTTAGGATCATGGATAGTGATGAGGTGAGACCAATGTGCATctagacattaaaaaaaaaaatacgtaacaCTGATTCTGGAAattttacagtaattacattaaatactatttaaTTCATTACTGCCATTACAGATTACAGAATTCGTTCTTTGTCCCTcccattattttttgtttatgtgtttctttttttttcgtttactgtcttcattcattccttttctttttgttttcttttatttactttACTAGCAATTTCTCCCTTCCATCCTTTCCTACCTTTCCTCCCTCcttagtttctttttttattctttactttTCCAAGTTATCTTCTTAGGCAATATCGTTATCTACAGCTGCATAATATAGTGTATTTTACACTTTGCTATGTTCAAACTGCtttaacatttgttcagatgtaACCAGGACTATCTTGAATATCTGAGCTACTGGGCCCAGGAGTAGcagtttcataataataaaagccAAATGTTTCTTTCATTTAGTAGTGAATGGTCAATATTCGTCTATTTATTGTCACGGTAGTGTTAGAAGATTTTCCTCTACACACATCAGCCggcatatttcttttcttttcagtaagttaacatggagcaaccatttgaaatatatttctgaaaaagctagTAAAAGATTCTCCATAATCGCttttccttctctaatttttcactgtcagagtaacaaaatctacatcgacataaggcatagtcctcctacacCTCCAATATAattcctgtgcttggtgctgcagcatgttcgaattataacaatgctgtcTTTATTGTAGAGAGACCTAccacctagtaccgaccttgtaataaaatgaagcttacacaatatgaaatttaacttgttgtgaaaagTATTAAAAAGCTATGTACCTATGTGCATAACTCATTTCATATTTTTCAACCCAAATGtctaataataaatgtacatGCAGCATTCTTAATCCTTTGGGtagttatttaattgtttattttttgcctcaaacatacatacttactggcttttaaggaacccggaggttcattgccttaAACATACATTGACTTACAAATTAATCACACATCATTAGTTGTATTAATCCTTAATGTTGGAACATTTAATCTCGGCTTTAAAAAGTGCAAGAAACAGCAGTTATCTACATTGAATGAATTGTACAGTATCTGATTATATTGCAATATCAGAATATTTTGGAAAAATCTcgaaacaatttatatatatatatatatatatatatatatatatatatatatatatatatacacacacacacacacacacacacacacacacacacataggatggaaatgatataattgtgcagattttaacatcttattccttggatacagtacaacaaaaaattctaataccatactAATATCATATTAGTCttgaatgaatacttttctcagaaaaaaaaatcccctAAATGTGAACACTATTTTACTCGATAAGTTCTATCTGTTCGATTCTGAATTTTATCCATATCATTGGAGGacctgataaggaatgatttattctTTTGCAGTTCTTAAATAAAAcgaacggttttcttgcaaattaagtaCAAAGATTAAAACCTattgttatttcctgccatttggaaatctggcaaccttactgcagtgaagggacggaatgctgctattcagattGAGTGCTTGTATGTATTCATAGGTGAGCTGGCATtgcactgttgccaaactatgcaGCTCTTCATCCTAATTTTCTGATTAACCATGTACTTAATTACAAAGCGCATAAtaggttttttttaaatttattttaatgtattctattgcccccttctatctgcacagttatatcactttctctctctctctctcacacacacacacacatatatataattttgaaatactcTGTATATGTTTAATATGATCTGGTTTTCTCTGGTATATTTCAGATCAGATTCAATTGATGTGTAATCTAGTATGATCTCACTTGTTTCATTTCGTAAGAAGAACAGAATAGGTACTATATGTTTTTATCATCACTGTATGAAATGAACTTCATAATTGGTCAGTTCTCTGCTAAGACTTCTTCTATTGATTCCAACCACGAAATATGCCGAAATGCTTCATTGTGATAAGAGTATGTGAGGCTAAATGCAATGCTAATGCTCAAATCATGCCATCCAATAACAAATCACATCAATCAGAAGACAAAGAAGGATATGATCCCTCCCttgttcccttttttttttaaagaagtaaTAATGTGTGTGATTTTACTCAAGAAAACAAATTCGAGATTTGAATCTTTACTTATTGattctatattatttaaaattatggatGGAAACAATAGAAATTATTTGTCACGTAATGAATGAAACTggtatatcggaatattttctaaattCATCACAAAAATGTGCATATTGATCATTTTTGATATAAAATCGGAAAACTATCTTAACAGATTTGACCTCAGTTTCCTACTGATTTATATTGCAATTTCTGTGTGGAACTTTTTGTCACTTACCAGTATTCATTTTACGGTGTgagtttaatttattgattaaagaACTTATACTTTTTCAACAGTTTGGTTACTGCCAATGCCAACTGaggttaaattttaaatttcaattcattttcttatattcTTCGATATAATTTCCTATTTACAACATATGCTCACATAACATTAAAACTATCAATTATTTCTTAAATGAATACAGTAAAACATTAAACTATTTTCCATGAACCATTAGTGGGTATCAAGTTGTAGCTTGGTGGGTTACAACCTAAAGTTATTTagcaaaaaaataatttattttagtaatgcGTTGGATTCCTTTAATTTGAAATGATTAGAAATCAAGGTCATAAGTTGATAACCACAGGCATAGAATAAACAGTAATAGGAGGGTTTTCTCTAAAGGTCGATATTTTATAACACGACCTGTCACTATCAGGAAGTCCTCAAGCTGTTGAAAAACTAATGATTGGTCATTTATTGATAAGCTTTTGATAAGAACATGTTTTTACCATTATTAAGAATTTGGAAATATATGGTAATATTGCTAGTCACTTGTGAACTTTCTAATAAGCTACAATACTTGTCTAAAAATAACAAGCTAAAGTTACATATGGTCACTGCAGACAGTAAAGGCTCTGTTGCTATACAGTAGCGTGAGATTCGAAGTTTATTCGAAGGCTTGATCCTTGAGATTGTCACAGTATACAAAGTGATTTATGTCTCTCGTGTAACATGGTAAGTTTTGCTACACTCTCTCCGAGATCATTGTTGCCAGTTTATTACTAACAGACGAAGTTTGCACGAGAAAACCCAGTGAACTGTTCCGTCCTCCCTATATGTGTCAGTGCTCCGTTTGCTACTCCTCTAGCTCTTAAACTTTTCTCATTCATAAAACTACTTCCTATTTCGTCTGTTCAAAAAACTGGAAGTCAGTATAGactgtaaaatattgtattccattttatgttttttttgtaaaatatatacattagaGAAAACTTGTTTAGAActggaacataaaaaaaaaagatgatctTACTGTTGAGTGTTATGGATTCATGTAttgaaattatgaatgaatagaataataaaaaaaatggcagtGAGTGTAGATAAGGGAAATTGTTATAGGTATTTTGAAATGTTAGACATTTGTTTGCTGTAATTAGTTATTAAATCTCTTAAGTTTCTCAGTGCCTCATGGGttgtataaaaattgtaatattagaaaattttttattgtaatatgaGGAGCATCATTTCAGAACGTGTTTTGTCCATTCTTAAAGAAAGTTAGCATATTTTCTACATTCTATGAATACAGGATTCAAATCTGCAAGACGAATTTTTCCCATtgtaatattatgttaaaagGAAGTGTTGGTCGGAACACACTGGATCTTTTTCactttaagaaaaagaaaaaaaaaactcagatgGAGAAAACTCATTTTGAAACGATGTACGTTTACTAAAATAACTGAGACAATTTATGTAAAAGTTTATGAAGActgattttaaaaagtttattattTAGAACAGTTCAGAAGTGTACGGTGGTTTACAGGATTTTTAAAACTCTGTAGTTCTGTAGAGTGGTCCTGTCTTTCAAGGTATTGAGAAATTCTGAAGTAATAACTATTATTTCTTCAAATTAATTTGAACTATTTATTACTGTAGGGTTTTTTTCAGAACGATATACTTGGGCTTTTGGtatgtatttgttatattgaCCCAATCACTAGGCAATTTTATTCTGATAACctttttcaaaattacaaattattcagAGGTGACAGTATAACATAGCTATAATAAAGATAGAGTGGAATGATGTTTATAAGAAAAACCTACCCATACTATATATTGACCACAAATTTCACAGTTTATGCCAGAAATTTAAGCCTAATGTTGTGCAGCAACTGAATCATGGTGCATATTTTCTGCCATATCAAATACATAttactttatattacataataccgaccgaaaattatctaaaaataaataaatcgattgATCGATCAATCTTAGAAACAAACTTAATGTTGGGTAATTCTACAAACAAGCAAAGGATTAAATTTTTAAGTCTCGATAACAAAAGTGAATTGTAATTGAATAGCACTTTTTAGAAGGGAATTGAATCAAAATCTGCTGCATTTCAGAAGCGCAAAAAATAACTTTTCTGGGAacaattacacatttaaaatgtttaattgtttttttttatattaagaaGGTAACATTTCATTCAGTACTGGTACTAATTGTAAAGTGCgaaagtgtaaaaatgtaaattgcatttaatatttcgtgaaaataaaCAAGCAAAATGTGACAGAAACGCTGTTTATTTAACAAAGATTTACACTATTTTCCTTAAAAGAGACGtgtaacatttaaatacattgttattatacttaaataaataatttaatgtgtaattCATTCATGAAATTATCTAACACAGCATTATAACAATCTACTATGTAGTAATGCTCAATCATGTTGTTTATTGGAAATTTCAATGCTAGCCTAAAATAAATCTCCTAAAATGCTGATGTATTATCGCCACGctttcatggttaacattcggcaggtctttgagcagcccgtgcataacattcggcaggtctttgaaatttaattgcattattgttttcaatttcttatgtcgccactCCAATCACtcacctcaatttcaatattgcaaccaataagctgcttccattattaaatgacacctacttgtctagtccacatggactaaaaccgaggttgcaatgtcttgtgctgaggacgaacattaaggtatgtgattaaaaattattattaagagttaagaatgtcaacgtactcgtatatgaaataataataataataataataataataatagtaatagccatttaacaatataacaaattagtgcttattcttatcgaggaagtagacgtgacaacatgatgcttagagtgaaacctacagagcaacaatcggtcggcaaaattatgttttaaaagcacaccgcacgttattgtatgatgccgacatgttaaccatgagagcgtggTGGTAATACTCAAGAAGTTTCTTTAGGTCTTCAGTCTTATTGGTATTTATAGGAACTATTCCGTCAGGATATACCATTGGTGGTTCCATGAGAAATTTTGTAAACTTCTTTTACACAGTGAGAACATATAGTACACTGCTGTTAAGTGTACATTCGTGTATTGAAaacactaaaggctggttcacaatgaaccggaaacgagaatcggaacgaaaacgaaaacggtaaaattgttaaaatgtgtacatttaaatgtgagcattcacaattaacgaaaagcttgccggagcccgggatcgggaacggaaagTTGGCCAAGTTTCTACTTTGGCGTTCTCGTTtctgatcacagcccactagattcattctattgccatctaaaagctattttgttgtcgtatattttgtagcaagaagaccgtgacataacctatgcattattttgttctgtgctgtgcatcatggagcaagtttcatttgatgagattctaatattgagtgttgaggaaaatcctcacgtttacgataagcggcgcgcctcgtataaagatgagaaaatgaaggagaatacatggctttcaatagctgcatctctgaaaataagtgaatcatattgtattactgtattggttgtattacacattgAGATCACTGATTACagactacatattcatgcttcaattcaataactactgttgtgttcatttttgttctattacaaatgtttcttctctaattattttacgttatggtagacttaaaataggttgtgataataaagatgcatgggcatatttatagtaccgtacctaatgaaatgtttcagttgaaatttcgaagttggttaacctgtgtttatgttggctgccttgtactcatgagagaacgccattggtcaattatacacaaataacatcagaatgcgtaatatcgactttac
The window above is part of the Periplaneta americana isolate PAMFEO1 chromosome 11, P.americana_PAMFEO1_priV1, whole genome shotgun sequence genome. Proteins encoded here:
- the LOC138709243 gene encoding glycoprotein endo-alpha-1,2-mannosidase, producing the protein MPTSEYRQQTNAEFFTLGAKYNTQTMIIPIRWCLICIKRYLSMSIVLIICFTSVLSIVLYKWAELDVKLDCLKKHSTESLTTTHNSPVSSRTMGIKMQQLAAGELVSQQFVNKSELRLKWLRQKVEKISQKVRRSQPIKLMEQDSTSLTRPNYNVHIFYYAWYGNVAVDSHWRHWNHEYLPNWKKEDKKIYPTGTHEPPGDISSNFYPILGCYSSRDPKVINTHMRQLSEAKVGVVVVSWYPPGMSDSQGESPDSVMSMLLDAAERYDLKIAPHIEPYRDRNPINLSEHLHYIINQYGEHPALYRMQRRGRNLPVFYVYDSYLTPAGAWKELLSAKGNLSVRGTQLDGIFLGLLVDMQHRYDIKKSHFDGFYTYFATNGFTYGSSWKNWRSLSKFARQNALLFVPSVGPGYIDTQIRPWNVANTRHRRHGKYYEVGWRSALSAQAKLISITSFNEWHEGTQIEPAVPRAIASFTYFDYEPEGPYFYLNLTKWWINEFSKKQEEK